From a single Lewinella sp. LCG006 genomic region:
- a CDS encoding PKD domain-containing protein, whose product MKYLPFVLFLSLTTGFTSAQTIFQRLPLDHIWLLPDDQHLDFNETPVRVRYAQRPIGFSGTIASICDEEGQLKMYTNGIQVVNGNNGYLENGFRINPGSLIDEWVNSGNRVPQAAIILPHSIEEESYHIIYAEPYRIINEEGQQSARVLRLHYALADFSDNNSGVLVEKDFPLIIDTLDFGKVTACRHGNGRDWWIVIPYANSNTYHLFLLNQSGLEDRGVFSEGEILPSGLGQAQFSPNGTKFFNYRGHLFNSNYLTIYDFDRCTGLLTNAQTRYDTAFAYVTGIAISENSHFAYESAHTHLYQYDLTAPDIFATRTLVAEYDGYYAGNYPDITNTTFSFAQLAPDGKIYLTNAGSALSLHILQAPNKRGYASRMEQHVLDLPTWTYNGIPNFPYYGLGPWDGSPCDTLNIDNPVPEAVFEYTPDSLGLAVEFFDASHYASTWEWDFGDGSPSITDQHPLHTYTASGTYEVCLQVSNVTGSDLYCETLFVGTTNSSELTVSSVHVNVWPNPVSGPMLNIEIKGVQQYTDLTLLLKDALGKIVSTQAYPLTNTSATLQLQVSSLASGLYFYEVHGEQLLASGKVIIE is encoded by the coding sequence ATGAAATACCTCCCCTTTGTCCTCTTCCTCTCGCTCACTACCGGCTTCACCAGCGCCCAAACAATTTTCCAACGCCTCCCCTTGGATCATATTTGGCTGTTGCCCGACGATCAACACCTCGATTTCAACGAAACGCCAGTACGAGTGAGGTATGCACAACGCCCCATCGGCTTCAGCGGTACCATTGCCAGTATCTGTGATGAAGAAGGGCAACTGAAGATGTACACGAATGGTATACAAGTAGTAAATGGCAACAATGGTTACCTGGAAAACGGCTTTCGCATCAACCCAGGTTCGCTGATCGACGAATGGGTAAATTCAGGAAATAGAGTGCCACAGGCTGCCATTATTTTACCCCATTCTATTGAGGAAGAAAGCTATCATATTATTTATGCAGAACCGTATCGTATTATCAATGAGGAGGGGCAGCAATCCGCGCGAGTGCTTCGTCTTCATTATGCGCTGGCTGATTTTAGTGATAACAATTCGGGGGTACTCGTAGAAAAGGACTTCCCTTTGATCATCGATACCCTGGATTTTGGAAAAGTTACGGCTTGCCGACATGGCAATGGCAGAGATTGGTGGATCGTAATTCCTTACGCAAATAGCAATACATACCATCTATTTTTGTTGAATCAATCAGGCCTTGAAGATCGAGGAGTTTTCAGTGAAGGCGAAATTTTACCCTCTGGCTTAGGGCAAGCCCAATTCTCCCCCAATGGTACCAAGTTTTTCAATTATCGCGGTCATCTTTTTAACAGCAACTATCTTACCATCTACGATTTCGACCGCTGCACCGGGTTACTTACCAATGCCCAAACACGTTACGATACGGCCTTCGCCTACGTTACTGGTATAGCTATTTCTGAAAACAGTCATTTTGCTTATGAATCAGCGCATACGCATCTTTATCAATATGATTTAACGGCTCCAGACATCTTCGCTACGCGTACCCTGGTCGCAGAATACGATGGCTATTATGCTGGCAATTATCCAGACATTACTAATACTACCTTTTCCTTCGCCCAATTGGCTCCAGATGGAAAAATTTACCTGACCAATGCAGGCTCTGCTTTATCTCTTCACATTCTCCAGGCACCCAATAAACGCGGCTATGCTAGCCGCATGGAGCAGCATGTGCTCGATCTTCCTACCTGGACATATAATGGCATCCCCAATTTCCCCTACTATGGCCTGGGGCCCTGGGATGGCAGCCCCTGTGACACTTTGAATATCGACAATCCCGTACCGGAGGCCGTATTCGAATATACGCCAGATTCCCTGGGGCTGGCTGTAGAATTCTTCGATGCCAGTCATTACGCCAGCACATGGGAATGGGACTTCGGCGATGGTTCGCCTTCCATCACCGATCAGCATCCGCTACACACCTACACTGCCTCTGGCACCTACGAAGTTTGCTTACAGGTAAGTAATGTCACTGGTTCCGATTTGTACTGCGAAACGCTGTTTGTAGGTACGACTAACAGTTCGGAACTTACTGTTTCCAGCGTTCACGTGAACGTATGGCCCAATCCAGTCAGCGGCCCGATGCTAAACATTGAAATAAAAGGAGTACAACAGTATACTGATCTGACGCTACTCCTCAAAGACGCTTTAGGGAAGATCGTTAGCACCCAAGCTTACCCGCTTACTAATACGTCAGCCACACTGCAATTGCAAGTCTCCAGTCTGGCAAGTGGATTGTATTTCTACGAAGTCCACGGGGAGCAGCTACTTGCGAGCGGGAAAGTGATTATTGAATAA
- a CDS encoding beta strand repeat-containing protein — MKQFLFLLLIIAGFNPLFAQTDILGGGGECKVDGDPDLHPTLGDANVNNCWLTVDVTTGDKYWYNPLGSVGDRWNIVPPGTDDQILILIGTTLSIEDGNSVDLSALQDGTGTDDQNLTLTGTTLAIEDGNSVDLATLDTDDQTLSLSGTELTISEGNTVDLGALSGVDTDDQSLTLTGTTLSIEDGNSVDLSALQDGTGTDDQNLTLTGTTLAIEDGNSVDLAALNTDDQNLTLTGTTLSIEDGNSVDLSALQDGTGTDDQNLTLTGTTLAIEDGNSVDLTALNTDDQNLTLTGTTLSIEDGNSVDLSALQDGTGTDDQNLTLTGTTLAIEDGNSVDLAALNTDDQNLTLTGTTLSIEDGNSVDLAALQDGTGTDDQNLTLTGSTLAIEDGNSVDLAALNTDDQNLTLTGTTLSIEDGNSVDLAALQDGTGTDDQNLTLTGTTLAIEDGNSVDLAGLNTDNQTLSLTSNTLSISNGNSISLGSLRSQAESFNSGHKIAEHRNGLAIVEFNETITDIALTGNILSYDREDGTTTDVDLSGIGGGGTDDQNLTLTGTTLSIEDGNSVDLSGLGGGGGSSLQTFVATAETTITPTSSFFLYGSGLPAEDYTVTINDSGLQNGDTFDVTASSAAIVTIDSQNYSFRQLGGQVNNTVTLDNQGARFILITPIWHRIH, encoded by the coding sequence ATGAAACAATTCCTTTTTTTACTGTTGATTATTGCGGGATTTAACCCATTGTTCGCACAAACCGACATCCTTGGAGGTGGCGGCGAATGCAAAGTGGATGGTGATCCCGATTTGCACCCAACACTTGGAGATGCGAATGTAAATAACTGTTGGTTGACCGTCGATGTAACGACGGGTGATAAGTATTGGTACAATCCATTGGGATCGGTAGGTGATCGGTGGAACATTGTGCCTCCGGGAACGGATGATCAAATACTAATTCTTATCGGTACCACACTAAGTATCGAAGACGGTAACTCCGTTGATCTTTCGGCATTGCAAGACGGTACAGGAACAGATGACCAGAACCTTACGCTGACCGGTACCACGCTGGCCATCGAAGACGGCAATAGCGTCGACTTGGCCACGCTCGATACCGACGATCAAACCCTTTCCCTTTCGGGAACCGAGCTTACTATCTCGGAAGGTAATACCGTTGATTTGGGCGCCTTGTCAGGTGTAGACACCGACGATCAAAGCTTAACCCTCACCGGTACCACACTAAGTATCGAAGATGGCAACTCCGTTGATCTTTCGGCATTGCAAGACGGCACGGGAACGGATGATCAAAACCTTACGCTGACAGGAACTACGTTAGCCATCGAAGATGGGAATAGTGTTGATCTGGCCGCACTCAATACGGACGATCAAAACTTAACCCTTACGGGTACCACACTAAGTATTGAAGATGGCAACTCGGTTGATCTTTCCGCGCTACAAGACGGCACGGGAACGGATGACCAGAACCTTACGCTAACGGGCACCACGCTGGCCATCGAAGATGGTAACAGTGTCGATCTGACCGCACTCAATACGGACGATCAAAACTTAACCCTTACGGGTACCACACTAAGTATTGAAGATGGCAACTCGGTTGATCTTTCCGCGCTACAAGACGGTACGGGAACGGATGACCAGAACCTTACGCTAACGGGCACCACGCTGGCCATCGAAGATGGGAATAGTGTTGACCTGGCCGCACTCAACACGGACGATCAAAACTTAACCCTTACCGGTACCACACTAAGTATTGAAGATGGTAACTCGGTTGATCTTGCCGCATTGCAAGACGGAACGGGAACGGATGACCAGAACCTTACACTAACCGGCTCCACGCTGGCCATCGAAGACGGTAATAGCGTTGACCTGGCTGCACTCAACACGGACGATCAAAACTTAACCCTTACCGGTACCACACTGAGTATTGAAGATGGTAACTCGGTTGATCTTGCCGCATTGCAAGACGGAACGGGAACGGATGACCAAAACCTTACGCTGACGGGTACTACGTTGGCTATTGAGGACGGCAATAGTGTTGACCTGGCTGGGCTGAATACAGATAATCAGACTTTGTCACTTACTAGTAACACGCTCAGTATCTCAAATGGCAACTCTATAAGTCTGGGGAGTCTTCGGTCACAAGCAGAGTCTTTTAACAGTGGGCACAAAATAGCAGAGCATAGGAATGGTTTAGCTATTGTCGAATTCAACGAAACGATTACTGATATAGCCTTAACGGGAAACATCCTTAGCTACGACCGCGAAGACGGTACCACCACGGATGTAGATCTGAGTGGTATTGGCGGTGGAGGTACGGACGATCAGAACCTTACATTGACAGGGACGACACTTTCGATTGAGGACGGCAATAGCGTTGATCTTAGTGGCCTTGGTGGAGGGGGTGGTTCCAGTCTCCAGACATTTGTGGCTACCGCTGAGACTACAATTACTCCTACCTCGAGCTTTTTTCTCTATGGCTCGGGACTACCTGCGGAAGACTATACCGTGACGATTAATGACAGTGGGCTTCAAAACGGTGATACGTTCGATGTTACAGCCTCATCGGCTGCAATTGTAACTATTGATAGTCAAAACTATTCCTTTCGTCAGCTAGGGGGACAGGTGAACAATACCGTGACTTTAGATAATCAAGGTGCTCGATTCATATTGATCACGCCGATTTGGCATCGTATACATTGA
- a CDS encoding peptidoglycan recognition family protein: MKKQLVIVVTLLLILLLIRRVFGSTITNITRLLPRHATRTFPTRNTSQIEQIVVHHTAGPENQTPKQVATYHVGPNHVCDSGCPGILYHYFITRSGKIYQVNELETIAWHLAGQNTRSVGVVLAGNYDNYPATRAQLKALHKTIKAIERKVGRSLELTTHRGECPGCTQCPGDYLQAQIASV, from the coding sequence ATGAAAAAACAACTGGTAATCGTGGTAACGTTGCTTTTGATCTTGCTCCTGATCCGCAGGGTTTTTGGATCGACCATTACCAATATTACCCGTCTGCTGCCCCGTCATGCGACCAGGACTTTCCCAACCAGGAATACCTCGCAGATTGAGCAGATTGTAGTGCATCATACTGCCGGACCTGAGAATCAAACGCCCAAACAAGTCGCCACCTATCACGTTGGCCCCAACCACGTTTGCGATTCGGGATGTCCAGGCATTTTGTACCACTACTTCATCACCCGATCGGGTAAGATTTACCAGGTCAACGAACTCGAAACGATCGCCTGGCATTTGGCCGGGCAGAATACCCGCTCCGTCGGCGTCGTCCTGGCTGGTAATTACGATAACTATCCAGCGACCAGGGCACAACTGAAGGCTTTGCACAAAACCATCAAAGCCATTGAACGCAAGGTGGGCCGCTCTTTGGAGCTGACCACTCACCGAGGGGAATGTCCAGGCTGCACCCAGTGCCCGGGCGATTATTTACAGGCTCAAATAGCATCCGTATGA
- a CDS encoding structural protein: MTASAKKWIIVVAAVGLLLLLSSELAKAANVVAPNLGVGTQRKSFLGQAEMPRGIRNNNPGNLKMTTPQQGWLGSIDRSENTDGVFEQFVFYGYGLRAMLKLMRNKMTRNGDNSIRKLIYSWAPPGENSTENYIAAVESVTGIPQNQVIDVNDKDRLFAIAQAIESQENGRVVMTRRDFDNAYNLI; encoded by the coding sequence ATGACTGCTAGTGCTAAAAAATGGATCATCGTTGTGGCTGCCGTGGGCTTGCTCTTACTTCTCAGTAGTGAGCTGGCCAAAGCTGCCAATGTGGTAGCGCCCAATTTGGGGGTAGGTACCCAACGCAAATCCTTTTTGGGACAGGCAGAGATGCCCCGCGGCATCCGCAACAACAATCCCGGTAACCTGAAGATGACCACCCCGCAGCAAGGCTGGCTGGGCAGCATCGACCGCAGTGAGAACACCGATGGTGTTTTTGAGCAGTTTGTCTTCTACGGCTACGGCCTGCGGGCCATGCTCAAGCTGATGCGCAACAAGATGACGCGCAATGGCGACAACTCCATCCGCAAATTGATCTACAGCTGGGCACCACCCGGCGAGAACAGTACCGAGAACTATATCGCAGCCGTGGAAAGTGTCACCGGCATCCCGCAAAACCAGGTCATTGATGTGAATGATAAAGATCGCCTCTTCGCGATCGCTCAGGCCATAGAAAGCCAGGAAAACGGACGGGTGGTGATGACGCGCCGCGATTTTGATAACGCTTACAATTTGATCTGA
- a CDS encoding S8 family serine peptidase: MFNAKIIFFAVLFLILSSTHAQTTWDSQHYQDGVIYLKIKNSSLVELNIPSAIGSPEENAIHQTLQNYQVSKVEKPFEVYNTAVFDRIYKVYFPQVNDISNLMSDLNSFSFVEKTERVPLHRTSETIPNDPLLPYQLPLVNAFDAFDLHQGGNVIIAIVDDAVHTTHEDLEDNIIDGYDFANNDQDPNPPFEDGTVSPNYFSHGTHVAGIAGAVSNNSTGIASISWNAKIMPIRATNFPNQITHGPQGVAWAASKGADIINMSWGSPVSSEMEYLAMREAHLVYGAILVASAGNANSVLPNYPAAYGEGTVTSFNEFLDSDLVIAVASIDADGSRSSFSNYGHWVDITAYGNSIYSTVANSQETTAIIDEYGYKSGTSMSSPLVAGLLGLMRSYAPNSTNAEIISCLRSSANADIYGLPNNLPFVSLLGAGRIDALAALECIGESCSGYPLVHINSDQDFICSGEMVTLTVSNQNYSYLWSTGETSPSIQVNQSGFYSVVTTYPNGCTSSSSITISDAPIQAYVIVNGQIGSELSFCAYEVPFSLTANLGASYNWSLSNGQSGTSATIRIQEPILNPSLTYSVTVSDVGGCTGVQQIITGTINFLPLPNVTVAINEDSGEHLNDGIICRGDEVELTAYGGVSYIWDSGETSQSITVSPVLSRRYSVSVTDSNGCITVFEDTAVTVTECNNVGLDCPCEGLGPLTFNIDAGDGTDIMDTDLGAIIDIDPTTGGLAINRQGLCLAIKGKLIIGSMAINVSELKMQGGAEIVINAAEEVTLRSPQGVGSITGCNALWKGITLLDNAALDIANFDIEDALFAVHPANNARLDVSLCNFNKNFIGIYHNDNGFESNSFSANSFNGTDNLLPLFVTSDNLPFQVQSKSFAGLYLDYGNSPLFPTVEMITSHFEDLSAGVILRGNIDAILKRNTFSNITSSTAVDYPLEGHALFLKGGAIASIYVDNSNLGNTIPFLNCDRGIEVIRADTRIQNTKMDCNTIGIQVQDVLTGININNNEINVPGFGHGIRLLYNDAASDILVEENTINVVTAPGDLLGLNGGKGIELHENAARPDGVRALIHDNTIEISSDFTPWIFDAVEARGIGIYLNNTKGVSVKENTAIDCKTQYDVGVLVQGGKANKISGNTINGSYDSYGKLLGTGLIVENAPASIYSCNTFSRLQNGASFLAGTCNDTDFAQNTFNPPFDNGLVYRDLLMINAQEWKDNRWLGDATDYNGVAALNEISTNDQQTVRLQEFVVVPGENFLFPPSIDLPNYNGSGQPWFRFQSTIDRLPICAFDALPPPGPQQPTKLDIRLANGYSFNGPYQIERTWLTERALYEKLTGTTVVLSNSPYHTQINSFQQQAEQGDLGAFHDASQAVASIFQYPYGASSWNTEWNNKRQVVAAIANLSLVLSNNSTAADWDEYYQLRERLENTATSLHTHWQTIEGQSSAAINIAEQAITNLHDNLIPQAHEISVNSLLLKIQKGDLLTSDELENLRELANECPLLGGSSVHQARSLYTGFDPEYRFSNNCSGISDFQMANSSVSPLLPTKKTLNEFTEQQAVEVYPNPAKHTIAVTFPKILSEDNRHLELISPLGSIIMNIPLAEGQTSVRLDINSLVPGIYYLKLIQSQETTVTKKIVITH, translated from the coding sequence ATGTTTAACGCAAAAATTATTTTTTTCGCCGTTCTATTTCTCATTCTCTCGAGTACCCATGCTCAAACAACATGGGATAGTCAACATTATCAAGATGGTGTGATATATCTAAAAATTAAAAATAGCTCTTTGGTCGAACTTAATATTCCTTCGGCCATTGGTTCTCCTGAAGAAAACGCTATTCATCAAACACTGCAAAACTACCAAGTGAGCAAGGTAGAAAAACCATTTGAGGTTTATAACACTGCTGTTTTTGATCGCATATACAAGGTTTACTTTCCACAGGTCAATGATATATCTAATTTGATGTCTGACCTGAATAGCTTTTCCTTTGTAGAAAAAACGGAAAGGGTTCCTTTGCACAGAACGTCGGAAACAATTCCTAATGACCCTCTACTGCCTTATCAATTACCCTTAGTCAATGCCTTTGATGCCTTTGACCTTCATCAGGGAGGTAACGTAATAATTGCTATTGTCGACGATGCGGTGCATACTACTCATGAGGATTTAGAAGACAATATAATAGATGGCTACGATTTTGCCAATAATGACCAAGACCCCAACCCTCCTTTCGAAGACGGCACTGTCAGTCCCAACTATTTCTCTCACGGGACACACGTTGCGGGCATCGCCGGAGCCGTATCTAACAATAGTACAGGGATTGCTTCTATTAGCTGGAATGCTAAAATCATGCCCATCAGAGCGACGAATTTCCCAAATCAAATTACTCATGGCCCACAAGGCGTAGCTTGGGCAGCCTCTAAGGGAGCGGATATCATCAATATGTCTTGGGGGTCTCCCGTTTCATCTGAAATGGAATATCTTGCAATGAGAGAAGCTCACTTAGTATATGGTGCTATTCTGGTTGCATCAGCTGGTAATGCCAATAGTGTACTTCCAAATTATCCTGCTGCCTACGGAGAAGGTACCGTAACAAGCTTTAATGAATTCCTTGATTCTGATTTAGTGATAGCAGTAGCTTCTATTGATGCCGATGGCAGTCGTTCATCCTTTTCAAATTACGGTCACTGGGTAGATATCACTGCCTACGGTAATTCCATATATAGCACGGTTGCTAATTCTCAGGAAACTACAGCCATTATCGATGAATACGGGTATAAGAGCGGTACTTCCATGTCTTCGCCCCTCGTTGCCGGGTTGCTGGGGTTAATGCGTTCTTATGCTCCTAACTCTACCAATGCAGAGATTATTTCCTGTTTACGGAGTTCAGCAAACGCTGACATTTATGGGCTTCCAAATAACCTACCGTTTGTCAGTTTACTGGGAGCCGGACGAATAGATGCCTTAGCTGCCTTGGAATGTATAGGAGAGAGTTGTTCTGGGTATCCGTTGGTACATATTAACTCCGATCAAGACTTTATTTGCTCTGGTGAAATGGTTACTTTAACCGTCTCCAATCAGAATTATTCCTACTTGTGGTCAACCGGAGAGACATCCCCTTCTATTCAAGTTAATCAGTCTGGTTTTTATAGCGTTGTTACCACTTATCCTAATGGATGTACTTCCTCTAGTTCAATTACTATCAGTGATGCCCCAATCCAAGCCTATGTAATCGTGAACGGACAAATCGGAAGTGAACTTTCTTTCTGTGCGTATGAGGTTCCATTTTCACTTACAGCCAATTTAGGTGCATCTTATAATTGGTCACTCAGTAACGGGCAGTCAGGCACCAGTGCTACTATCCGAATTCAGGAGCCGATTTTAAATCCTTCTCTTACCTATTCCGTGACCGTTTCCGATGTAGGAGGGTGCACGGGGGTGCAGCAAATCATCACCGGAACCATAAATTTTCTTCCTCTACCTAATGTAACGGTAGCCATTAATGAAGACTCAGGAGAGCATCTCAATGACGGAATTATATGTCGAGGTGACGAGGTAGAGCTCACTGCTTATGGTGGTGTTTCTTATATCTGGGATTCTGGAGAGACTAGTCAATCGATTACCGTTAGCCCCGTTCTAAGTAGAAGATACAGTGTTAGTGTTACAGATTCGAACGGTTGTATAACTGTATTTGAAGATACCGCAGTCACCGTTACAGAATGTAACAACGTCGGCTTAGATTGCCCATGTGAAGGCTTGGGTCCACTTACTTTTAATATAGATGCCGGAGACGGCACTGATATTATGGATACGGATCTGGGTGCCATCATAGACATAGATCCTACCACAGGAGGTTTGGCGATCAACCGCCAAGGATTATGCCTTGCTATCAAAGGCAAACTTATCATAGGTAGTATGGCGATCAATGTCAGCGAGTTAAAAATGCAAGGCGGTGCAGAGATCGTAATCAATGCAGCCGAAGAAGTGACGCTAAGATCGCCCCAAGGGGTAGGGTCGATAACGGGTTGTAATGCACTGTGGAAGGGTATTACATTGCTAGACAATGCTGCGCTGGATATAGCCAACTTTGATATTGAGGATGCTCTTTTTGCGGTGCACCCTGCCAACAATGCACGTTTAGATGTGTCATTATGTAATTTTAATAAGAATTTCATAGGTATATATCATAATGATAATGGTTTTGAGTCAAATTCCTTTTCTGCCAATTCTTTTAATGGCACAGACAACCTCCTGCCCCTTTTCGTAACTAGCGACAATTTACCATTTCAGGTACAAAGCAAAAGCTTTGCGGGTTTATACCTCGACTATGGAAATTCTCCTTTGTTTCCTACTGTAGAGATGATTACTAGTCATTTCGAAGATCTGTCTGCGGGGGTCATTCTACGGGGAAATATCGATGCAATCCTGAAACGCAATACCTTTAGTAATATCACTAGTTCTACAGCAGTAGACTATCCTTTAGAAGGTCATGCACTCTTCCTGAAAGGAGGAGCTATTGCTTCAATATATGTAGACAATAGTAATCTTGGAAATACTATTCCTTTTCTAAATTGCGATCGTGGCATTGAAGTTATCCGAGCCGATACTCGGATACAAAACACAAAAATGGATTGTAATACAATCGGTATTCAGGTACAGGATGTACTTACAGGAATCAACATCAATAATAATGAAATAAATGTCCCGGGATTTGGACACGGGATTAGATTATTATACAATGATGCTGCATCAGACATATTAGTAGAAGAGAACACAATCAATGTGGTGACAGCCCCCGGAGATCTTCTTGGTCTCAACGGCGGAAAAGGTATCGAACTCCACGAGAACGCAGCACGTCCTGACGGTGTTCGTGCACTAATTCACGACAATACAATAGAAATATCCTCAGATTTCACTCCTTGGATCTTCGATGCTGTAGAAGCAAGAGGAATTGGTATATATTTAAACAATACGAAAGGAGTAAGCGTAAAAGAAAACACAGCAATTGACTGTAAAACTCAATATGATGTAGGCGTCCTGGTACAAGGTGGAAAAGCAAACAAGATTTCCGGTAATACGATAAATGGTTCTTACGATAGTTACGGTAAATTACTGGGAACCGGATTAATCGTAGAGAATGCTCCTGCTAGCATTTACAGCTGCAACACTTTTTCCCGTCTACAGAATGGAGCATCTTTTCTAGCCGGTACTTGTAACGATACGGACTTTGCCCAAAACACCTTCAACCCTCCTTTTGACAATGGTTTAGTGTACCGCGATTTACTTATGATCAACGCTCAAGAGTGGAAAGATAATCGTTGGCTAGGGGATGCGACCGATTACAATGGAGTGGCTGCGCTCAATGAGATTAGTACAAATGATCAGCAAACTGTAAGACTTCAAGAATTTGTAGTTGTCCCAGGTGAGAACTTTCTCTTCCCTCCAAGTATCGACCTTCCTAATTACAATGGCTCTGGTCAACCGTGGTTCCGTTTTCAGTCAACCATTGACCGTTTGCCAATCTGTGCCTTTGATGCATTGCCCCCTCCTGGACCACAACAACCTACTAAACTAGATATTCGATTGGCTAATGGGTATTCTTTTAATGGACCTTACCAAATCGAGCGTACTTGGCTGACCGAGAGGGCACTGTACGAAAAACTGACGGGAACGACAGTAGTATTGTCTAACTCTCCCTATCATACTCAGATAAACAGTTTTCAGCAGCAAGCCGAACAAGGTGATCTGGGAGCTTTCCACGATGCCTCTCAGGCTGTCGCAAGTATTTTTCAATACCCTTACGGTGCTTCCAGTTGGAACACTGAATGGAATAACAAACGACAAGTGGTAGCAGCAATAGCTAATCTTTCACTTGTCCTTAGCAACAATAGTACTGCTGCAGACTGGGACGAATATTATCAATTGAGGGAACGCTTGGAAAATACAGCAACATCACTTCACACGCATTGGCAAACTATAGAAGGACAAAGTAGTGCTGCGATCAATATAGCCGAGCAAGCAATAACAAATTTGCACGACAATCTGATACCTCAAGCGCACGAAATTAGTGTCAATAGTCTACTACTCAAAATCCAGAAAGGCGATCTACTCACCTCCGACGAGCTGGAAAATTTACGGGAATTGGCTAACGAATGTCCTCTGCTTGGTGGTTCTTCGGTTCATCAAGCCAGGAGTTTATATACCGGCTTTGACCCCGAATACCGTTTTTCAAATAACTGTAGCGGTATATCTGATTTCCAAATGGCTAATAGCTCTGTAAGTCCATTGCTGCCCACAAAAAAAACACTCAACGAATTTACCGAGCAGCAAGCAGTAGAGGTCTATCCTAATCCAGCTAAGCATACAATAGCCGTAACGTTTCCCAAGATACTTAGTGAAGATAATCGCCACCTGGAATTAATTAGCCCTTTGGGAAGTATAATCATGAATATTCCACTGGCGGAAGGGCAAACATCTGTGCGATTGGACATAAATTCTTTAGTTCCCGGTATTTACTATCTGAAATTGATACAAAGCCAAGAAACCACGGTTACAAAAAAAATAGTCATTACCCACTAA